The following are encoded in a window of Gemmatimonadales bacterium genomic DNA:
- a CDS encoding sulfurtransferase TusA family protein: protein MIDFTWDAELDCTGLLCPLPVYRTAQAIARLEAGQVLRVECTDPGSLADFPAFARQRGHALLAAQDQGGRQVFYIRKEAA from the coding sequence TGATCGACTTCACGTGGGACGCCGAGCTGGACTGCACGGGCCTGCTGTGCCCGCTGCCCGTGTACCGGACGGCCCAGGCCATCGCGCGCCTCGAGGCAGGCCAGGTGCTGCGCGTCGAATGCACCGACCCGGGCTCGCTGGCCGATTTCCCCGCGTTCGCCCGGCAGCGGGGCCACGCCCTGCTGGCGGCGCAGGACCAGGGCGGGCGCCAGGTGTTCTACATCCGCAAGGAGGCCGCATGA